Proteins from a genomic interval of bacterium YEK0313:
- the uxaC gene encoding Uronate isomerase, which yields MTPKTLPRRLPPADSRICAPDRLLPADPAARAIARRLYDGVATLPIISPHGHTDPRWYAEDQPFADPAKLFVVPDHYVFRMLYSQGVPMEALGIPAKDGTPVETDPRRIWRLFAANYNLFRATPTRLWLDHAFAALFGLDERLSAANADATYDLIAEALTEPAYRPRALYRTFDIEVIATTEGALDNLAWHARIAASGWDGRVVTTYRPDAVVDPDFEGFRDNLRTLGEITGEDTATWTGYLAAHRKRRAFFKSHGATASDHGHPTARTADLGPVEVERLFQRIVSGEAGPEEADLFRGQMLIEMARMSLDDGLVLQIHPGSRRNHNAGVFARFGRDMGADIPGPTDYVAALKPLLDAFGNEPNLTIILFTLDETAYARELSPLAGHYPALRLGPPWWFYDSVDGMKRFKDQVIETAGFYNTVGFNDDTRAFPSIPARHDVARRVDCAHLAELVVAGRIDQDEAEELAHDLAYGLAKKAYRL from the coding sequence ATGACGCCGAAGACCCTGCCGCGGCGGCTGCCGCCGGCCGACAGCCGCATCTGCGCGCCGGATCGCCTTCTGCCGGCCGATCCCGCCGCGCGGGCGATCGCCCGCCGGCTCTATGACGGGGTCGCGACCCTGCCGATCATTTCGCCCCACGGCCACACCGATCCGCGCTGGTATGCCGAGGACCAGCCCTTTGCCGATCCCGCCAAGCTTTTCGTCGTGCCCGACCACTATGTCTTCCGCATGCTCTATTCGCAGGGCGTGCCGATGGAGGCGCTCGGCATCCCCGCCAAGGACGGCACGCCGGTCGAGACCGATCCGCGCAGGATCTGGCGTCTCTTCGCGGCGAACTACAACCTGTTCCGGGCGACCCCGACCCGGCTCTGGCTCGACCATGCCTTCGCCGCCCTGTTCGGTCTCGACGAGCGCCTGTCGGCGGCCAATGCCGACGCGACCTACGACCTGATCGCCGAGGCACTCACCGAGCCCGCCTACCGGCCGCGGGCGCTCTACAGGACCTTCGACATCGAGGTCATCGCGACCACCGAGGGCGCGCTCGACAACCTCGCCTGGCACGCCCGCATCGCCGCCTCCGGCTGGGACGGCCGGGTGGTCACCACCTATCGCCCCGATGCCGTGGTCGATCCCGACTTCGAGGGCTTTCGCGACAATCTTCGGACGCTCGGCGAGATCACGGGCGAGGATACCGCGACCTGGACCGGCTATCTCGCGGCGCACCGCAAGCGCCGGGCCTTCTTCAAGAGCCATGGCGCGACCGCCTCCGATCACGGCCATCCGACGGCGCGCACTGCCGATCTCGGCCCGGTCGAGGTCGAGCGGCTGTTCCAGCGCATCGTCTCCGGCGAGGCCGGGCCGGAGGAGGCCGACCTGTTCCGCGGCCAGATGCTCATCGAGATGGCGCGGATGAGCCTCGACGACGGCCTGGTGCTGCAGATCCATCCGGGCTCCCGGCGCAATCACAATGCCGGGGTCTTCGCGCGCTTCGGCCGCGATATGGGCGCCGACATTCCCGGCCCGACCGATTACGTCGCCGCGCTGAAACCCCTGCTCGACGCCTTCGGCAACGAGCCGAACCTGACCATCATCCTGTTCACCCTGGACGAGACGGCCTATGCGCGCGAGCTGAGCCCGCTAGCCGGCCACTATCCGGCGTTGCGCCTCGGCCCGCCCTGGTGGTTCTACGATTCGGTCGACGGCATGAAGCGCTTCAAGGACCAGGTGATCGAAACCGCCGGCTTCTACAACACGGTCGGCTTCAACGACGACACCCGCGCCTTCCCGTCCATTCCGGCCCGGCACGACGTCGCCCGCCGGGTCGACTGCGCCCATCTCGCCGAGCTCGTGGTCGCCGGCCGGATCGATCAGGACGAGGCGGAAGAGCTCGCCCACGACCTCGCCTATGGTCTTGCCAAGAAGGCGTACCGGCTGTGA
- the lutR_5 gene encoding HTH-type transcriptional regulator LutR, translating to MSPFQAVDQDRLYERVARQVADLVARGDLKPGERLPAERELARMLGVSRPTVREAMIALEIAGLVEIRTGSGITVSEAPPSRVVAFDAGPSPHELIAARLLIEPEIAGLAAAAATPADIAGLRALIEALDASPDHRASQTVDRAFHVAIARACGNSVLIAIVEGLWDRMFSPLFELVSTRTGLPENRRMTLADHRAIVAALAARDGAAARAAMAAHLTHVQTIIVGPNEPSEEVA from the coding sequence GTGTCGCCGTTCCAGGCCGTCGATCAGGATCGTCTCTACGAGCGCGTCGCGCGCCAGGTCGCCGATCTCGTCGCCCGCGGCGATCTGAAGCCCGGCGAGCGGCTGCCGGCCGAACGCGAGCTCGCCCGCATGCTGGGCGTCAGCCGTCCGACGGTGCGCGAGGCCATGATCGCGCTGGAGATCGCCGGGCTCGTCGAGATCCGCACCGGATCCGGCATCACGGTCAGCGAGGCGCCGCCCTCGCGCGTGGTCGCCTTCGATGCCGGCCCGAGCCCGCATGAGCTGATCGCCGCGCGCCTCCTGATCGAGCCGGAAATTGCCGGCCTTGCCGCGGCCGCGGCGACGCCGGCCGACATTGCCGGGCTCCGGGCGCTGATCGAAGCGCTCGATGCGAGCCCGGATCACCGCGCCAGCCAGACCGTCGACCGCGCCTTCCACGTCGCCATCGCCAGGGCCTGCGGCAACAGCGTGCTGATCGCCATCGTCGAGGGCCTGTGGGACCGCATGTTCTCGCCGCTGTTCGAACTCGTCTCGACGCGCACCGGCCTGCCGGAGAACCGGCGCATGACGCTTGCCGATCATCGGGCGATCGTCGCCGCGCTCGCCGCGCGCGACGGGGCGGCGGCCCGCGCCGCGATGGCCGCCCATCTCACCCATGTCCAGACGATCATCGTCGGGCCGAACGAACCCTCCGAGGAGGTCGCATGA